Proteins from a genomic interval of Desulfobacterales bacterium:
- a CDS encoding 2-oxoacid:acceptor oxidoreductase family protein — MERCRMVFSGSGGQGVITAAIILAEAAVLYDNLVAVQSQSYGPEARGGATRSDIIIADTEIHFPKVIQPNVLVCLTQQAYNKFSPIIRPGGFLITDTRFVTTERKIDARQVSLPMYQSVMDKIGKPIVFNICMLGAVIGLTGIVKSEAVVKVLQSRIPTGFLKINQEALQLGMALGAGFSN; from the coding sequence ATCGGGCGGCCAGGGGGTCATTACGGCAGCGATTATTTTGGCCGAAGCAGCCGTACTTTACGACAACCTGGTGGCGGTGCAGTCGCAGTCCTATGGTCCTGAAGCCAGGGGAGGGGCGACCCGCAGCGATATCATTATTGCCGATACGGAGATACACTTTCCCAAGGTTATTCAGCCCAATGTGCTGGTGTGCCTGACGCAGCAGGCCTATAATAAATTCAGCCCGATTATCCGGCCGGGCGGATTTCTTATTACGGACACCCGTTTTGTTACTACGGAACGAAAGATCGACGCCCGCCAGGTTTCCCTGCCCATGTACCAGTCAGTGATGGACAAGATCGGCAAACCGATCGTATTTAACATTTGCATGCTGGGCGCGGTGATCGGACTCACCGGGATCGTCAAATCCGAGGCCGTTGTCAAAGTTCTGCAAAGCCGTATACCCACCGGATTCTTAAAGATAAACCAGGAGGCCCTGCAGTTGGGAATGGCGCTGGGGGCAGGGTTCAGCAATTGA